One Desulforhopalus sp. DNA segment encodes these proteins:
- a CDS encoding universal stress protein translates to MTTAYKTILFTSNLSTASRVAFKHAHMLANQCDAKIILLHVMEKSPSNYESHMIGLFGHDKWHQVLRNNKEEAKHALVGKVSPKQMARTALSEFTRNNEDDDQDFIIPPSEIVVKEGDVVDAILGQAAEHKCDLIIMGANEGLLSGSSVGGTIKSVLKKAKVPVLVVPASLG, encoded by the coding sequence ATGACGACTGCATACAAGACGATTCTGTTTACGTCAAATCTCTCCACGGCCAGCCGCGTTGCATTCAAACATGCGCATATGCTGGCGAATCAGTGTGATGCAAAGATTATTTTGCTCCACGTCATGGAGAAATCCCCCAGCAATTATGAGAGCCACATGATTGGGCTTTTCGGCCATGACAAGTGGCATCAAGTCTTGAGAAACAATAAGGAAGAAGCCAAGCATGCCCTGGTTGGCAAGGTTTCGCCCAAGCAAATGGCGCGAACCGCCCTCAGTGAATTTACCAGGAACAATGAAGATGACGATCAGGACTTCATCATCCCGCCGAGCGAAATAGTGGTGAAAGAAGGCGATGTCGTCGATGCCATTCTCGGCCAGGCGGCCGAGCATAAGTGCGACCTTATCATCATGGGGGCTAATGAGGGATTGCTGTCCGGCTCCTCGGTCGGCGGCACCATAAAATCAGTACTGAAGAAAGCGAAAGTTCCGGTCCTCGTCGTACCGGCAAGCCTAGGCTAA
- a CDS encoding TRAP transporter large permease yields MTGIVLFAVFIVLMLAGVAIGPAIGLAAAFAIALANKDAQWFGLLAVPQNFYAGLGKYPLLAIPMFVLVGSIFDRSGVAQRLVTFAVSIFGRGPGMLPLVTILVAMVLGGISGSGPATAAAVGSVMIVSMIRAGYPAAYSASIVGAAAATDILIPPSIAFIVYSVLVPGASVPAMFAAGMIPGILVGLALMIPAVWLARRHGMGLLEADQSKPPFWASLREASWGLVAPVLILGGMRAGWFTPTEAAVVAVFYGLFVGMVIHCTIRFRDLFEILRESGELSAVILIVVALAGIFAYSLSTLGIIDPVTRAIVHSGLGEYGILALLIFMLIIVGMFLDGISIFLIFTPLLLPIANFYQWNLVWFGVLLTIMVSIGQFTPPMAVNLMVSCRIARVSMEQTVRWVGWLLIAVFCVLLLVILFPQLALWLPGRLGY; encoded by the coding sequence ATGACCGGTATCGTCCTCTTTGCAGTCTTCATCGTGCTGATGCTGGCCGGTGTGGCCATCGGTCCGGCCATCGGTCTGGCCGCCGCTTTCGCCATCGCCCTGGCCAACAAGGATGCCCAGTGGTTCGGCCTCTTGGCGGTGCCGCAGAATTTTTACGCGGGTCTTGGCAAATATCCCCTCCTGGCCATTCCCATGTTTGTCCTGGTGGGCTCAATTTTTGACCGTTCCGGCGTCGCCCAGCGGCTGGTGACCTTTGCCGTGTCGATCTTCGGGCGGGGCCCCGGCATGCTGCCGCTGGTGACCATTCTGGTGGCCATGGTCCTCGGCGGGATCTCCGGCTCAGGGCCGGCAACCGCCGCGGCGGTGGGCAGCGTCATGATTGTGTCGATGATCCGGGCAGGTTATCCGGCGGCATATTCGGCGAGTATCGTCGGTGCTGCCGCGGCTACGGACATCCTCATTCCCCCGTCGATTGCCTTTATCGTCTATTCGGTATTAGTGCCGGGCGCCTCGGTGCCGGCGATGTTTGCCGCTGGCATGATTCCCGGCATCCTGGTTGGTTTGGCGCTGATGATTCCCGCCGTCTGGCTGGCAAGAAGACACGGTATGGGCCTCTTGGAGGCAGACCAAAGCAAACCGCCTTTCTGGGCCAGTCTGCGCGAGGCATCCTGGGGGCTGGTTGCTCCGGTGCTGATTCTCGGGGGTATGCGCGCCGGCTGGTTTACCCCGACCGAGGCGGCGGTCGTCGCGGTGTTTTATGGGCTCTTCGTCGGCATGGTCATCCACTGCACCATCCGGTTTCGCGATCTGTTTGAGATTTTGCGTGAATCCGGAGAACTGTCTGCCGTTATCCTGATTGTCGTGGCCCTTGCCGGCATCTTTGCTTATTCACTCTCGACCCTGGGCATTATCGACCCGGTCACCCGGGCCATCGTTCATTCGGGCCTTGGTGAATACGGCATTCTCGCCCTGCTGATTTTTATGCTGATTATCGTCGGCATGTTTCTTGACGGAATCTCGATATTTCTGATCTTTACCCCGCTGCTGCTGCCAATTGCCAACTTCTACCAGTGGAATCTGGTGTGGTTCGGGGTGCTGCTGACGATCATGGTATCAATCGGCCAATTCACTCCGCCGATGGCGGTAAACCTGATGGTATCCTGCCGGATAGCCCGGGTAAGCATGGAACAGACCGTGCGCTGGGTGGGCTGGCTGCTGATAGCGGTGTTCTGTGTACTGCTTCTGGTCATTCTGTTTCCCCAACTGGCCTTGTGGCTTCCCGGCCGGCTGGGGTATTAG
- a CDS encoding twitching motility protein — MKLQDNQAAIILEASEEGEISVNLEGADEGGLAYALCRSLAKKLLVDEAFQAELLEMVEAGEKEE, encoded by the coding sequence ATGAAATTACAAGACAACCAAGCCGCGATCATCCTCGAAGCCTCGGAAGAGGGGGAGATTTCTGTTAATTTAGAGGGCGCGGATGAGGGTGGTCTGGCCTACGCCTTGTGCCGGAGCCTCGCCAAGAAGCTCTTGGTCGATGAGGCATTTCAAGCCGAGTTGCTGGAGATGGTGGAAGCTGGGGAGAAAGAGGAGTAA
- a CDS encoding TRAP transporter small permease: MIPENRQASTEQQGLPPTDEPIPLASDAEPVTRVSLKIEDWATVIVMALLALITFANVLVRYFTNHSFAWTEEISIFLMIVLVLVAGSAAVARNRHIRIEYFAEKGTPGRQRLLARLGSLVVFAVFILLAVLSSRMVWDDYRFGETSPGIGLPQWWYSLWLPLLSLAIAFRAWGLFIRQGRDQ, encoded by the coding sequence ATGATTCCTGAAAACCGCCAGGCCAGCACCGAACAACAGGGCCTCCCGCCGACAGACGAGCCGATACCGCTGGCGAGCGACGCGGAGCCGGTTACCAGGGTTTCCTTAAAGATTGAAGACTGGGCGACGGTGATCGTCATGGCCCTCCTGGCACTGATCACCTTTGCCAATGTCCTGGTGCGCTATTTCACCAACCATTCCTTTGCCTGGACGGAGGAGATCTCAATCTTTTTAATGATTGTCCTGGTGCTGGTCGCCGGCTCAGCGGCGGTTGCCCGCAATCGCCATATCCGCATCGAATATTTTGCCGAGAAAGGGACGCCCGGCCGTCAGCGTTTGCTGGCGCGACTTGGTTCCCTGGTCGTTTTTGCCGTGTTTATTCTCCTGGCGGTACTCAGCTCGCGGATGGTCTGGGACGACTACCGGTTTGGCGAGACCTCGCCGGGCATTGGCCTGCCGCAGTGGTGGTATTCACTGTGGTTGCCCTTGCTCTCCTTGGCTATTGCCTTCAGGGCCTGGGGCCTGTTCATCCGGCAGGGGCGCGATCAATGA
- a CDS encoding aromatic amino acid lyase, translated as MKQLTLDFEDFFTVIRGLVFGEIKKFRKISDVFGDELLLVPESPFGQDFLELNQAQLDVTAARVLGFFGLAPDLAAGLTGLPTLGHWARQVQQLATARPKSITFYTSGSTGEPKAIVREFYFLEQDAWHLAEMLQGSSHIIGLVPPHHIYGFIYTILIPKALKARRSDQRFKRPAAIIKDLQPGDALIGFPHIWQLCVKTAERFPASVIGVTSTGPCPPEVIRTLSRQGLQMMVEVYGSSESGAMGYRNSLDDPLTLMATWKRHGEDRFVRELEDGGMSEPFAFQDVLEWVDERRFVVKKRLDSAVQVAGINIYPARVCEVMRGHAVVADCAVRLMRPEEGDRLKAFVVLKDGIAPGKDIAGELRAYLAERLSHLEQPKSILFGPALPRNDIGKLADWTIDSKAVAMTLPQALDKLKAEHRPVAEGQEFTVDLLQAEDAWGVARLFYQVYGDSFPFATYYIPERLLEENRLGLLYSTVARTPAGDIVGHGSMFRSSAPYPGVYEIGSHVIHPAYRGGSRTALLLQEHIKDVLIPKHGVEIYFSEAPCHQVVTQKFGAMSGLVETALEIGLMPAGAYGLSLDFPGDRVSTLLLFGPSAGDQRRLFVPDCYREALEFLLQGLTLDRLVLPADEQPPASITTRVSTEYFDFAQVARLQILTMGQDFARALDGFEAQALQSGARVLQVFVRLGEAWNAFGIDILREQGYFFGGLAPRWFDDDGLLMQRVLDLPDSNSIKLYSQRAHRILDLIRRDIEANPACTALTKRPVSRQLPADARFKAADLPEVVLSGDGLTIDEVVAAARYARPVSLTRDQAIMARVDGSASFIEWAVRTGEPIYGVNTGFGGMANVMIAEGDLCALQNNLLRFLNVCAGEYLPLEDVRAAMLLRANSHLRGASGVRRELIERILVFLNNGVVPLVRNMGSIGASGDLAPLASITGALVGADACFQVQMGGETMSCLTALDRLGLKLLTLGPKEGLGMVNGTSVMTGIAANCLYDARRLSALALGFHALVIQSLRGSNQSFHPFIQQLKPHPGQILTAELMLELLDGSTMCRNELDGHHDAEDGQPVQDRYSLRCLPQFVGPLLDGLRQASAAVQIEMNSANDNPLIDGDNCLSLHSGNFLGQYVAVWMDHLRYYLGLMAKHMDAQIALLVAPEFNSGLPPSLVGNPGRRVNMGLKGLQIAGNSIMPLLSYYGTPIADRFPTHAEQFNQNINSQGFNSANLARKSVKTLETYMAIALIFGVQGVSLRAAQMRSGNHDPRSLLSPATAALYETVLAVLGHRQTETRPLIFNDDEQSLESMIEILGKDIATDGKTAGAMGRIIAGLR; from the coding sequence ATGAAGCAACTTACCCTTGATTTTGAAGATTTTTTCACCGTTATTCGTGGTCTGGTCTTTGGTGAAATCAAAAAATTCCGAAAAATCTCCGATGTCTTCGGCGACGAACTGCTGCTTGTTCCGGAAAGTCCCTTCGGACAGGATTTTCTCGAATTAAACCAGGCACAACTGGATGTGACCGCTGCTCGGGTACTTGGTTTCTTTGGCCTTGCGCCGGACCTCGCTGCCGGTTTGACTGGTCTGCCGACCCTCGGCCACTGGGCACGGCAGGTGCAGCAACTCGCCACCGCCAGGCCGAAGAGCATCACCTTCTACACCTCCGGCAGCACCGGTGAGCCGAAAGCAATCGTCCGTGAATTCTATTTCCTCGAACAGGACGCCTGGCACCTGGCGGAAATGCTGCAGGGCAGCTCCCACATCATCGGTCTGGTGCCGCCGCACCACATTTACGGGTTTATTTACACCATTCTCATCCCCAAGGCCCTCAAGGCAAGACGCAGCGACCAGCGCTTTAAGCGGCCGGCGGCGATCATCAAGGATCTGCAGCCCGGCGATGCGCTCATCGGCTTTCCCCATATCTGGCAGCTGTGCGTCAAGACCGCAGAGCGCTTTCCTGCCTCGGTCATCGGCGTTACCTCAACCGGTCCCTGCCCGCCGGAAGTCATTCGCACCTTGAGTCGGCAGGGCCTGCAGATGATGGTTGAGGTCTACGGCTCCTCGGAAAGTGGCGCCATGGGTTATCGCAACAGCCTCGACGACCCTCTGACCCTGATGGCCACCTGGAAACGTCATGGTGAAGATCGTTTCGTCCGGGAGCTTGAAGATGGCGGGATGTCTGAACCCTTTGCCTTTCAGGATGTGCTGGAATGGGTCGATGAAAGGCGATTTGTCGTAAAAAAACGCCTGGACAGCGCGGTGCAGGTGGCGGGTATCAATATCTATCCGGCGAGGGTCTGTGAGGTAATGCGTGGCCATGCCGTTGTGGCCGATTGCGCGGTGCGGCTAATGCGGCCGGAGGAAGGAGACCGCCTGAAGGCCTTTGTCGTGCTCAAGGACGGGATAGCCCCGGGCAAAGATATCGCGGGTGAGCTGCGCGCCTATCTCGCCGAACGTCTGAGCCATCTTGAACAACCCAAGTCGATACTATTTGGCCCAGCCCTGCCCCGTAATGACATAGGCAAGCTGGCCGATTGGACCATCGACTCCAAAGCGGTCGCCATGACCCTCCCCCAGGCCCTCGATAAACTCAAGGCCGAGCACCGCCCAGTTGCCGAAGGCCAGGAATTCACCGTTGATCTCCTGCAAGCAGAGGACGCCTGGGGGGTGGCCAGACTCTTTTACCAGGTCTATGGGGACTCCTTTCCCTTTGCGACCTACTACATTCCAGAACGGCTCCTGGAGGAGAACCGCCTGGGTCTTTTATACAGCACGGTGGCCCGCACCCCGGCCGGCGATATTGTCGGCCATGGCAGCATGTTCCGCAGTTCGGCGCCCTACCCCGGCGTCTATGAAATCGGCAGCCATGTCATCCATCCGGCTTACCGCGGCGGCTCGCGTACCGCCCTACTGCTACAGGAGCATATCAAGGATGTGCTCATCCCTAAACATGGGGTAGAGATCTATTTCAGCGAGGCGCCCTGCCATCAGGTGGTCACCCAGAAATTCGGTGCCATGAGCGGCCTTGTGGAGACGGCCCTTGAGATCGGCCTGATGCCGGCCGGCGCCTATGGATTGTCCCTGGATTTCCCGGGGGACCGGGTATCGACCCTGCTGCTTTTCGGCCCAAGTGCCGGTGACCAGCGTCGCCTGTTTGTTCCTGATTGCTACCGGGAGGCCCTGGAATTCCTGCTGCAGGGCCTGACTCTTGACCGCCTCGTTCTCCCCGCGGATGAGCAGCCGCCGGCAAGCATTACCACACGGGTTTCGACGGAATATTTTGACTTTGCCCAGGTGGCGCGGCTGCAAATCCTCACCATGGGTCAGGACTTTGCCCGGGCTCTTGATGGATTCGAGGCCCAGGCACTGCAGTCCGGGGCGAGGGTCCTGCAGGTGTTCGTACGTCTCGGAGAGGCGTGGAATGCCTTTGGAATCGACATCCTGCGGGAGCAGGGCTATTTCTTCGGAGGCCTGGCGCCGCGCTGGTTCGACGACGACGGGCTGCTGATGCAGCGGGTTCTCGACCTGCCGGACAGCAACTCGATCAAGCTCTATTCGCAGCGGGCGCACCGCATTCTTGATCTTATCCGCCGGGATATCGAAGCCAACCCGGCCTGTACGGCGCTGACCAAACGGCCGGTTTCCAGGCAGTTGCCGGCGGATGCCCGCTTCAAGGCCGCCGATCTGCCCGAGGTGGTTCTGTCCGGCGATGGCTTGACCATCGACGAGGTCGTGGCGGCGGCGCGATATGCCCGGCCGGTAAGTCTTACCAGGGACCAGGCGATTATGGCCCGGGTTGACGGTTCGGCCTCGTTTATCGAGTGGGCGGTGCGCACAGGCGAGCCGATCTACGGCGTCAATACCGGTTTCGGCGGCATGGCCAACGTGATGATCGCCGAGGGAGACCTCTGTGCCCTGCAGAACAACCTGCTGCGCTTCTTAAATGTCTGCGCCGGCGAGTATCTGCCCCTGGAAGACGTCCGCGCCGCCATGCTGCTGCGGGCCAATTCGCACCTGCGCGGCGCCTCGGGGGTGCGTCGCGAACTCATCGAACGCATTCTTGTCTTTTTAAACAATGGTGTCGTGCCGCTGGTTCGCAATATGGGTTCGATCGGTGCCAGTGGCGATCTGGCTCCTCTCGCCTCGATCACCGGTGCCCTGGTTGGCGCCGATGCCTGCTTTCAGGTGCAGATGGGTGGCGAAACAATGAGCTGCCTGACCGCTCTTGATCGCCTCGGCCTCAAACTTCTGACGCTTGGCCCCAAGGAAGGTCTCGGCATGGTCAACGGCACCTCGGTCATGACCGGGATTGCCGCCAATTGCCTCTATGACGCCAGGCGTCTCAGCGCCTTGGCCCTTGGATTTCATGCCTTGGTCATTCAGAGTCTGCGCGGCTCGAACCAGTCCTTCCACCCCTTCATCCAGCAGTTGAAACCGCATCCGGGACAGATCCTGACGGCGGAACTCATGCTTGAACTTCTTGATGGTTCGACCATGTGCCGTAACGAACTGGATGGCCACCACGACGCCGAAGACGGCCAGCCGGTCCAGGATCGGTATTCCCTGCGTTGTCTGCCGCAGTTCGTAGGACCGCTGCTCGACGGTCTCCGGCAGGCCTCGGCGGCCGTGCAGATTGAGATGAACTCGGCCAACGACAACCCGCTCATCGACGGCGACAATTGTCTCAGCCTGCACAGCGGTAATTTCCTCGGCCAGTATGTGGCCGTATGGATGGATCATCTGCGCTACTACCTGGGACTCATGGCCAAACACATGGATGCGCAGATCGCCCTGCTGGTGGCCCCGGAGTTCAACTCCGGCCTGCCGCCGTCGCTGGTGGGCAATCCAGGGCGGCGCGTCAATATGGGTCTTAAGGGTCTGCAGATCGCCGGCAATTCGATCATGCCACTGCTGTCCTATTACGGGACCCCCATAGCCGACCGCTTTCCAACCCATGCCGAGCAGTTCAATCAGAACATCAACAGCCAGGGCTTTAACTCCGCCAATCTCGCGCGAAAATCCGTCAAAACCTTGGAAACCTATATGGCCATCGCCTTGATTTTCGGGGTTCAGGGCGTGTCTCTGCGGGCAGCGCAGATGAGGAGCGGCAACCATGACCCGCGCTCCTTGCTGTCGCCTGCCACGGCTGCGCTGTACGAGACAGTTCTGGCAGTTCTCGGTCACCGGCAGACGGAGACTCGCCCCCTCATTTTCAATGACGACGAGCAATCGCTTGAATCGATGATCGAGATCCTCGGCAAGGATATCGCCACTGACGGCAAAACCGCCGGCGCGATGGGCCGGATTATCGCCGGCTTACGGTAG
- a CDS encoding MFS transporter yields MSAQSSQQQIAANGRYSLVKWSIFGVLILSYILVYFHRMAPGVVAENLMAAFQTTGSKLGTLSALYFIVYACMQIPSGIIADTLGTRISVIGGNLIAGLGSICFGLADTFAMACLGRFLVGLGVSVIFVSIMKSNSLWFAERVFGFMSGLTLLIGNLGSVLAARPLAALLAFFSWRAVFIAIGVLSLALACLAVIIVRNKPQDLGFAAPNPYGAPSPGKPRQQWWRSLLSVVATLRIWPGFWVQFGMIGGLYSFMGLWGIPFLRDVFAVERSFAADHITVMLLAFAFGAMFFGWFSDRIGKRKPLLLFCVFLYLAVWLVLLFLPWTPGISGMLLFAAMGLAGSGFVLTFAAAKELIDPNLSGMAVSVVNTGCFIGTALMQPLFGFLADYAWDGKMVNGIRVYAAADYRHGFYLMVCFAVIALIAALLLKETNCRNISQDEV; encoded by the coding sequence ATGAGCGCACAGAGTTCTCAGCAGCAAATAGCGGCAAACGGCAGATATTCCCTGGTCAAATGGTCGATTTTCGGCGTTTTGATCCTTTCCTACATCCTCGTCTATTTTCACCGTATGGCCCCGGGCGTCGTCGCGGAAAACCTGATGGCCGCCTTTCAGACCACCGGATCGAAACTCGGCACCTTATCGGCCCTCTACTTCATTGTTTACGCCTGCATGCAGATCCCCTCGGGAATCATCGCCGACACCCTCGGCACCAGGATCTCGGTGATCGGCGGCAACCTCATCGCCGGCCTCGGTTCGATCTGCTTCGGCCTGGCCGACACTTTCGCTATGGCCTGCCTCGGGCGTTTCCTCGTCGGTCTCGGGGTGTCGGTGATTTTCGTCAGCATCATGAAGAGCAATTCCCTGTGGTTTGCCGAAAGGGTCTTCGGCTTTATGAGCGGCCTGACCCTGTTGATCGGCAACCTCGGATCGGTGCTGGCCGCCCGCCCCCTGGCGGCGCTCCTCGCCTTTTTCTCCTGGCGTGCCGTGTTCATCGCCATCGGTGTCCTGTCTCTGGCCCTGGCCTGTCTTGCCGTGATCATTGTCAGGAACAAACCCCAGGACCTCGGCTTTGCCGCCCCCAACCCGTACGGCGCACCATCGCCCGGAAAACCGCGGCAGCAGTGGTGGCGAAGTCTTCTGTCGGTCGTCGCCACCCTGCGCATCTGGCCGGGATTCTGGGTGCAGTTCGGCATGATCGGCGGGCTGTATTCCTTTATGGGGCTGTGGGGCATTCCCTTCTTGCGCGACGTCTTTGCTGTGGAACGGTCGTTTGCCGCCGATCATATCACGGTGATGCTGCTGGCCTTCGCCTTTGGCGCGATGTTCTTCGGCTGGTTTTCCGATCGCATCGGCAAACGCAAACCGCTGCTGCTTTTCTGCGTCTTTCTCTATCTGGCGGTGTGGCTGGTGCTCCTCTTTTTGCCATGGACGCCGGGGATATCGGGCATGCTGCTCTTTGCCGCCATGGGCCTGGCCGGCTCCGGTTTCGTCCTGACCTTTGCCGCCGCCAAGGAACTCATCGATCCCAACCTTTCCGGCATGGCGGTGAGCGTCGTCAACACCGGCTGCTTCATTGGCACCGCCCTGATGCAACCGCTGTTCGGCTTTCTCGCCGATTATGCCTGGGACGGCAAGATGGTCAACGGCATCCGCGTCTATGCCGCCGCCGATTATCGCCATGGCTTTTATCTTATGGTATGCTTTGCCGTCATTGCCCTGATCGCCGCCCTCCTCCTTAAGGAGACCAACTGTCGTAATATCTCGCAAGATGAGGTTTGA
- a CDS encoding DctP family TRAP transporter solute-binding subunit, with protein sequence MKLCSALKFFFVVATLALTTLASAENYKPEYKMSLVLGPAFPWGKGGEIWADLVRERTAGRINIKLYPGTSLVQGDQTREFSAIRQGVIDMAIGSTINWSPQVKELNLFSMPFLMPDYAAIDALTQGEVGSQLFATLDKAGVVPLAWGENGFRQVSNSKLAIRKPEDLKGMKIRVVGSPLFLDTFTALGANPTQMSWADAQPALASGAVDGQENPMAIFTAAKLHSVGQKHVTMWGYVADPLIFVVNKEIWASWTEADRAIVKQAALDAAKQEIAIARTGLVEPDQPLQKSIEALGVTVTHLTAQEREAFVKATRPVFDKWKQQIGADLVDKAEKAIAARAK encoded by the coding sequence ATGAAACTTTGTAGCGCTCTGAAGTTTTTCTTTGTCGTCGCCACCCTTGCCCTGACGACCTTGGCATCGGCGGAAAATTACAAACCCGAGTACAAGATGTCGCTCGTCCTGGGGCCGGCCTTCCCGTGGGGCAAGGGCGGTGAGATCTGGGCTGATCTGGTGCGCGAGCGTACCGCCGGGCGTATCAATATCAAACTGTATCCGGGGACATCGCTGGTCCAGGGTGACCAGACGCGAGAATTTTCGGCAATTCGCCAAGGCGTAATCGATATGGCCATTGGTTCGACCATCAACTGGTCGCCCCAGGTCAAGGAACTCAACCTCTTCTCCATGCCCTTCCTCATGCCGGATTATGCGGCAATCGATGCCCTCACCCAGGGCGAGGTCGGCAGCCAGCTGTTTGCCACCCTTGATAAGGCCGGTGTCGTACCCCTTGCCTGGGGTGAGAACGGCTTTCGCCAGGTCTCCAACTCGAAATTGGCGATTCGCAAGCCGGAGGATTTGAAGGGGATGAAGATTCGTGTTGTCGGCTCACCCCTTTTCCTTGATACCTTCACCGCCCTTGGCGCCAACCCGACCCAGATGAGCTGGGCGGACGCCCAACCGGCCCTGGCGAGTGGCGCGGTGGACGGCCAGGAAAACCCGATGGCCATTTTCACCGCCGCCAAACTGCACAGCGTTGGCCAGAAACATGTCACCATGTGGGGCTATGTTGCTGATCCACTAATTTTTGTCGTTAATAAAGAGATCTGGGCCTCCTGGACCGAGGCCGACCGGGCCATCGTCAAACAGGCTGCCCTTGATGCCGCCAAGCAGGAAATCGCCATTGCCAGGACCGGCCTTGTTGAGCCGGATCAGCCATTGCAAAAGTCAATCGAGGCCCTGGGCGTCACTGTTACCCACCTGACCGCGCAGGAGCGCGAGGCCTTTGTTAAGGCTACCCGTCCGGTATTTGATAAATGGAAGCAGCAGATTGGCGCTGACTTGGTTGATAAGGCCGAGAAAGCAATCGCCGCCCGCGCCAAATAG
- a CDS encoding 2-dehydropantoate 2-reductase translates to MQKPQIKTIAIVGAGAMGAAYAAMFSDAGSFSLFFLARGERYQRLKNKPLGVNGKAYSIPVMQPEEVAKPVDLVLVALKHRHLDEALGDIKAIVGPETTILSVMNGLESEKILGAACGMDKIVYAIAVGIDAVREGSNFSYARPGKIIFGEGPLKSPYDRVACLREALTRAAIPHEVPADMMRIMWWKFMINVGINQASATLRSPYGVFQASADARALMMLLMQEVVALAGKVAVDLSQKDLDEWFTVLATLSPDGKTSMLQDIEAGRKTEVEIFAGKVVAMGKEHGVPTPVNQTIFHIIKAMEERGNAAAHPKS, encoded by the coding sequence ATGCAAAAACCACAGATTAAAACCATTGCCATTGTTGGCGCCGGGGCCATGGGCGCGGCGTATGCCGCCATGTTTTCCGATGCCGGAAGTTTTTCGCTGTTTTTCCTCGCCCGGGGCGAGAGATACCAGCGGCTGAAGAATAAGCCGCTCGGGGTGAACGGCAAGGCCTACAGTATTCCGGTCATGCAGCCGGAAGAAGTGGCGAAGCCGGTCGATCTGGTGCTCGTTGCCCTGAAACACCGCCATCTTGACGAGGCCCTTGGCGACATCAAGGCCATTGTCGGTCCAGAAACCACCATCCTTTCGGTCATGAATGGCCTGGAAAGTGAAAAGATACTCGGTGCCGCCTGCGGCATGGACAAGATTGTCTATGCTATTGCCGTTGGCATTGACGCGGTACGCGAAGGGAGCAATTTCTCCTATGCCCGGCCGGGAAAGATCATCTTTGGCGAAGGACCGCTGAAAAGCCCGTACGATAGGGTTGCCTGTCTGCGGGAGGCCCTGACCCGGGCGGCTATTCCGCACGAGGTCCCCGCCGATATGATGCGGATTATGTGGTGGAAATTTATGATAAATGTTGGTATTAATCAGGCCTCTGCGACGCTGCGCTCCCCCTATGGCGTCTTCCAGGCCTCGGCGGACGCCCGGGCGCTGATGATGCTCCTCATGCAGGAAGTGGTGGCGCTTGCCGGCAAGGTTGCCGTCGATCTGTCGCAGAAAGACCTCGACGAATGGTTTACCGTGCTCGCCACCTTATCCCCCGACGGCAAGACCTCGATGCTCCAGGATATTGAGGCGGGGAGAAAAACCGAGGTAGAAATTTTCGCCGGCAAGGTTGTCGCCATGGGCAAGGAACATGGTGTGCCGACCCCGGTGAACCAGACGATTTTCCACATTATCAAAGCTATGGAAGAGCGAGGCAATGCCGCCGCGCATCCGAAGAGTTGA
- a CDS encoding TetR/AcrR family transcriptional regulator, with translation MNLKDKLLCEALRQFSVKGYAATSTSSIIEGVGASKGGLYNHFHNKEELFLEALSLARKLWRERNLAGLAEIERPIDRILALLANYRDRYLSDSDNLPGGCVFVNLAVELSDEHPHLGREVSQGFGKLRTMIEDLFALERQQGTLAASADPAAAAEIVCAGILGACVVYSSDKSRPALDRTINALMQYVEGLKA, from the coding sequence ATGAATCTCAAGGACAAGCTTCTCTGCGAGGCCCTGCGGCAATTCTCCGTAAAAGGCTATGCCGCCACCTCGACCTCGTCGATAATCGAGGGCGTGGGCGCCTCGAAGGGCGGGCTGTACAACCACTTCCACAACAAGGAAGAGCTGTTCCTTGAGGCCTTGAGCCTTGCCCGCAAACTGTGGCGCGAGCGCAACCTTGCGGGCCTTGCGGAAATAGAGCGGCCAATCGACAGGATACTTGCTCTGCTTGCTAACTATCGCGACCGATACCTCAGCGACAGCGACAATCTTCCCGGCGGCTGCGTCTTCGTCAATCTTGCCGTTGAACTAAGCGACGAACATCCGCATCTCGGCCGGGAGGTCAGCCAGGGGTTCGGCAAATTGCGGACAATGATCGAGGATCTTTTTGCCCTGGAACGGCAGCAGGGAACCCTGGCGGCCTCCGCCGATCCGGCAGCGGCGGCGGAGATCGTCTGTGCCGGCATCCTCGGCGCCTGCGTCGTCTACAGCTCCGATAAATCCCGCCCGGCCCTTGACCGGACCATTAACGCCCTCATGCAATATGTCGAGGGACTGAAGGCCTAA